The genomic stretch TACCTTCTTTTGAAGTGCCCAGAGTTCCTACAAGTCTATATAGCAATGCAATATGTGCTCTACTTAATGCTCTTTGCCGATATAAATGGAAGATGAAGGCATGAAACTACTTGTGgctgctccacctcctcatTCTGTTACTAGCTTTCAATGCCTGCAAAAATGAATTAATTTAACACATGTGGCAAGGCCTAGAAAACCCAAGTAGATTCGACCTAGTAGAATCTACTAGGTGGCAAAGAGCATAGTGGCATGGAGTCATCTCGAGGTTTTCAATCATAGTTAGCAAGAAAAAGAGGATATCATGGCTCGATGTTAAGAAGAAAACTCAACCTCGTCATTCCAATCACATCGTAGAATGATATATGCTAGAATTAGAGTCTGCACCATTGTGCCAACGATCATTCCAACCCAAATTCCCTACAAAAATGTTAAGCTACAATGTATGTGTAAGTGCAGAATGCATATAAATACAATGTTGTTCAGTAATGCACTAATGAATATTCATACTTGAACACCATGGTGGAAACCCCATCCTAGCAGAAAACCAAAAGGAACACCAATCAAGTAGTAGCTTCCAATGTTTACATAAGCAACCAGTGCTTGCCACCCTGAACCAACAGCGACTCCTCAAAACATAGCAGCCAAGAAATCATTACGTTTGAAGCCGGATCTTTTTCCATCatctaaaaaagagaaattattTCGTTttctttaggaaaaaaaaagacgtGGGGAAGACCTAGCGAAAAAGTTGTCCACGGTATTGCATTACAAGCCTACAACATTTGTGGCATTTTGAAAGACGGTAGACACAGGTATACCAGATAGCACAGGCTGGATTCCATTGAGTAGGATGGTGAGAGCTAGCAGAATGGAAATGTTGTCCACTGCACGGATCACAGCTTCACTTGACGAGAAGACCATCGCGAGTTTGTCGTGGAAAATCAGTACCAACGAACTAATGAAGAGGCTGATCAGAAAGGATGTTGTCATCAACACAATTGTTGCAAATTTTGCACCTAGTCCATTGGCCGCACCGAGCTCATTAGCCACCCTCACCCTTGCAAACATTTGGAGGGACGAAGTTAAACTTTCCGGATACTGTATTGTTTAAGTGTGTATAGACAGCAAAGTTGTGTCGTTCAGTTGTTTACCCAGTGCCTGCTAAGAATCACAAATGAATCATCATCTCCCATCCAGCATAACCTATACTGTTTAAGAAGagagacagaaaagaaaagggaataGCACGTCGTCCGAATTTTTATCCATTAGTTTATCGACCAACGTGAGATGTTTACTAGGGGAAATATTGTAATCCAGAGATGGTGGTTCTACCAGATAGACAGAGCATCCACAGCAATTTCGGCGTTCTTCACGTATCCCGTCAGGAAAACCAATATCCGGTAGTACCAATTCTCCAAGCTGTAGAACAGAAGCAAGACATCGAAAAGTGTCTCTGTGTAAGTAACTGATCTATTTTGTAGTTAGATCATTTGGACAACCCCTATCTTGACGACATGAGTACATGTAAATAAGCTAAGAAAAGCATGCACAACATCCACGAAACGAGGTACACATAGGCACATACCAGATCATGACGACGGACGCCGCGGACAACTTGACGAAGTCATTCAAGTCCACGAATGCCGACGCCGAGAATCCCCTCCACGTCTCCGGGGATCCGCCGCCGAAGGCATAGGAGATCAGCCCCACCGTCGCGAGGCCCCAGGACAAGTTGATCGCCATCGCGGCTCCGAAGACCCCAAGCCGGAAGTAACgcaccagcagccagcagccagGTCGCCGCGACGTGGACGgggaacgccgccgccgtggccaccGCGGCGACCCAGCTCTTGCGCTGGGACTCCAGGAACTTGTTGAGCGGCAGGATGATGGCGTAGACGAAGTGCAGCGGGAGCATGTACATGCTGACCAGGTCCGCCTGGCGCGACAGCTCGGCGGGCTGACCCAGCGCGGTGAGCAGCTGCCCGCTGAAGCTGTACGTCGGAGTTAGGAGCacggcgacgccgaggaggaTGAGCCACGATCGTTGCAGGTAGATGCCCATCATGTGGTACTGCTTTGTACCATAGGCTTGGCCGCAGAGCGTCTCCATTGCGCTCGCCATGCCAACCTGCGAAATTGCAGCAAATTTACTCGAGCTGAACTCAAGTAAGCTTTACTGATTTGGCTTACAGCCacaaaattcaaattcaacCATGCATTTTGAATTCCTTTTTCTAAAGAAAGAAACAATCCGAATTTATCAACATTTACGAGCCGGCAAGCCCAATTTCGTTTTGTTTCCCATTTTCTTCTATTCCAATTTGACCCCGTTTCTTCTGGGGGAAAATGTTGGGATGATCTCGCGGCCAAAACGGGATAAGCCCGTCGGTGCGAGTCTCACGGGACGACGCGTCCACGACTAACGTCACGCGCTCTGATCGGGGGCGCCAAACCAAACTCTGGTTCGGTCCCCCGTCGCCCCGCGCACAAAATAAAAGGGAGGGTCGGCAAACTCACGAGACCAACGTTCTCGCGGAGACTAGTGCCCTACCCGACATCCCTCAGCCATCCGATCACACGTGTGCGGGAGCCGGCGGGAACGCCAAGCCCCTGCACCGACGGTGTGCACTGCTACTCTACGATCCGCTCCATCGACGCCTGCATCACGCAGGCACGGCACATCGACATGTCGTCCTCAACCCCAACTGCTATCCCCAATGGTAATGCATCTACTCCCATCATTAGGATTTAGGTATTCTAGTGGCGTGATTAGTGTTTATGCAGTTGTTCATGTTCATGTGTATCTCACAGAAAACCCCCAAATTGGACAACAAAGAACAGTACTCACAAAGAAGCCAAAGTTGAGGCCGGAAATGACTGTTGCAGCGATGGAGAAGGCGCCGAGCTCGAGGTCACCGATATGGCCAGCAAAAGCCTGGCTGACCACCTGCATGCCGTAGAACGTCAGCCTCGTGAACGCGGCCGGGCCGGCGACAAGCCGACAACCCACAACTTCTTGGATTCGTCCCATACATCCTTCGCCACTCCGGGGACCCTGCCTCCTTCCCTCTTCTCCGGCAGCTCGGTTATGAGCGGGACATCGCTCTGACTCTCCATGCTTCACAACTGGCACCGCAGTGGAACCAGCCTGCCTGCTGGACCGGGATAAATTGGATAGAAGAATGCACGTACAAGCAATACTAGCCGCTTCAAACTCATTTGTTTAATGTCTGGCTGAATCACGCTGGGAATTATGTTATGGAATGCAACGAAAGCAAGATTGCCTACTATATGAATATGCCTATATTTAGTTATATCTTCGTTCTGTCATTGACAGTTGACACTGATGACCCCCCAAATCGTTGTGCATGATCTTTTTGCGTGGAATAGAATTCCATTAAACCATTGACACTTTTTTTTAGCATTGTCTTTTTTGAAACGAGTGCATCATTCTTTAGCATCTGAACACCCGCAAAATGCTTCTCCAAGTGTATGACATTCCTGACACTGGTCTCGCCTGAAGCACGCCCCCCTGCGGGTAGTACTTCGCACACAGGAGCTGTGAACAGAGGGAGTCAGGGTTGTGGATCAGCCTCCAACCTTGTTTTGCTAGCATCGCCAAATTGAGAGTATGTACTGTCTCTAAATCCTAAACCTCCATTGCATTTTATGGTGTGCTTGATCTTTGGTCTCATAAAACGACCAGGTCCAACTTCCTTAAATCAATTACACCTGAAGTGAACCAATAGACTACATAAAACATTACATATTTGTGATCATAGAAACTAAGATATAAACTACAACGAATTGATGCCACTAGTTCTCTATCTTGATATATATAAAGTCTCCTAGCTCACTTGGCGCTACTCCATTGCCGCACTCTGTTACCAGCTTTCAGTGCCTGCAAAACTGAAAAACCTTAGCACATTTGGCAACATAAGGAAAAATGAGTGATGCCATGATCACTCATTTTATACAAAATGATTTGATGGCTCAAATGTTAACGAATAAAACTGAACCTCTTCATTCCAATCACATCGAAGGGTGATCAATGCCAGAATTAAAGTCTGCATCATTGTGCCGCCGATCATTCCAGCCCATATTCCCTACAGAAATGTAAAACTAAATAAGCATAGGACACAAATAATAAATACACCGTGCTGTTAAGTGATGTTTTTCTGCAAAGGCATACAGGAACACCGTAGTTGAAACCCCATCCTAGCAGAACACCAAGAGGAACACCGATCAAGTAGTAACTTCCGATGTTCACATAAGCAACAAGTCCTTGCCAGCCTGAACCAATAGCAACTCCTGGAAATGTAACATTCAAGAAGTTAAGACTATCTTCAGAAAGAAAATAGCAAGAGAAAACACACTGAAGAAATTGGTCTCCATCTTGCAACCATGCCACCATGTACTGTATTTTGGGGAACTTACCAGAGAGCACAGGTTGGATACCGTTGAGGAGAATAGTGAGCGCGAGCAGAATGGATATGCCATCGACCGCATCGATCACGGCCTGACTTGATGAGAAGATCATCGCGAGCTTGTCGTGGAAAATCAGCgcgagcaaactagcaaagaGACTGATCAGAAAGGATGTTGTCGTCGACACGATTGTCGCAAACTTTGCACCTTGTCCATTGGCCGCGCCAAGCTCATTAGCTACCCTCACCCTTGTAAACACAATAAGATTGAACTCGATTAATATCTGTGTTGTGAGTGTTGTTTTCAATATGATTGCAATTATATTTATATGTCATTCAGTTGCTTACCCAGTGCCCGCTAAAAATCCCATATGAATCATCATCTCCCATCCAGTCAAACTCATACTGTTCAAgcgaagaaaaacaaaaaaaatggagaaaagGAATATTAAAAAGTACTTTGTGAGATTTATCGCACCTTATGTAATCAACCAGTGTGAGATTTTTTTCGAGAAAAAAATTGGCTGAGAGATTGTCAGTCTACCAGATAGATAGTGCATCCACAGATAGCTCGGCGTTCCTCAAGAAACCCGTGAGGAAAAGCAATATCCGGTAGTACCAATTCTCCAAGCtgcagaagagaagaaaaacgAAAAGGAGCGATATAAGCTGCCATAAATTCCTCACATCAAAGATATGAGAACTGAGGCACACAATGCACTAGCTAGTACAGTACATAGTACATACCACACCATGACACCCGACGACGCAGACAACGTGACAAACTCCTTCAAGTCCACGAACGCCGACGTCGAGAACCCGCTCCACGTCTCCGGGCACCCGCCGCCGAGAGCGTACGCGACCAGCAGCGCCGCGAAGACCACCCATGACAGGTTGAACGCCATGGCCACGCCGAAGATCCCCAGCCCGAGGCACTTCACCAGCAGCCACGTCGCCGCAACGTGCACGGCgaacaccgccgcggcggcggccgcggtgacCCAGTTCTTGAGCTGGCACTGCAGGAACGTCATGACCGGCAGGAGCACGGCGTACATGAAGTGCGACGGCAGGAAGTAGACGCTGGCGGAGCCGGCCTCGCGCGACAGATCGGCGGGCTGGCccagcgcggcgaggagcggccCGCTGAAGACGTACATCGGGGAGAGGAGCACGGCGAAGGCCAGGAGGATGAGCCACGAGCGCTGCAGGTAGATGCCCAGCATGTGGTATTGCTTCGCCCCGTACGCCTGTCCGCAGAGCGTCTCCAGTGCACTCGCCATGCCAAGCTGAAGAAGATCACTGCAGTTAGTGGGATCACTTGTACAGTACTACAATACTACAGTTGTCCATGTGGTATTTATGGGCTGTAAAGTGTAAATGGAATAGCCTGTTCAATAGCCAAGATGTTTGATTTCCTAAGAAATTTTTTCTAGCCCCAAATTTTTCCTACATAAAAAAACTACAAATTGCACAACTGCGTGGagttttcaacaaaaaaaaacaactgcGTGGATACATTCGAATATGCAGTTCGATGACAATACCACTCTGAATCCTAGTATTAACAGTGGGCCAAATGTATTATGTATGTGATGTGCTATCTTGTACTCCAccttctgcaaaaaaaaaaatggcatgcTCTCCATCCCCGAGAAGCCCATGCCTTCATTGGATACCGGAGAGGTCAACGTGTTGGATGGGTTTGGATCTACTAAAGAACACCCTACTACGAGAGAGTGCTTGCAGCCAAGAGAAGAGAGTATGTATGCACGTACGTACCAAAATGGCGAAGTTGAAGCCGTCGACCACGGTGTTGGCCATGGAGAAGGCGGCGAGCTCGAGGTCGCCGAGGTGGCCGGCGAAGGACTGGCTGACGACGTTCATGGTGGAGAACACCAGGTTCATGAACACGGCCGGGCCGACCACCTCCCCCAGCTTCCTGGACTCCTCCCACACCTCCTTCGCCAGGCCCAGGCGCCGCCCCTGCTGGATCTTGCCTCCGCCGCCCCACTTCTCCGGCAGCGGGAGCTCCGAGAGcagcggggccgccgccgcgttctggCTCTCCATGCTCGGGAAGTCAGTCGCTCGCAATTGAAAGCAGCCAGCTAGAGGAGGCAGATCGACACGTATTGGAGCAACTAATGCCCACCAGTCGCCACGACCTCATTTGCATT from Setaria italica strain Yugu1 chromosome II, Setaria_italica_v2.0, whole genome shotgun sequence encodes the following:
- the LOC101756150 gene encoding protein DETOXIFICATION 27, producing the protein MESQNAAAAPLLSELPLPEKWGGGGKIQQGRRLGLAKEVWEESRKLGEVVGPAVFMNLVFSTMNVVSQSFAGHLGDLELAAFSMANTVVDGFNFAILLGMASALETLCGQAYGAKQYHMLGIYLQRSWLILLAFAVLLSPMYVFSGPLLAALGQPADLSREAGSASVYFLPSHFMYAVLLPVMTFLQCQLKNWVTAAAAAAVFAVHVAATWLLVKCLGLGIFGVAMAFNLSWVVFAALLVAYALGGGCPETWSGFSTSAFVDLKEFVTLSASSGVMVCLENWYYRILLFLTGFLRNAELSVDALSICMSLTGWEMMIHMGFLAGTGVRVANELGAANGQGAKFATIVSTTTSFLISLFASLLALIFHDKLAMIFSSSQAVIDAVDGISILLALTILLNGIQPVLSGVAIGSGWQGLVAYVNIGSYYLIGVPLGVLLGWGFNYGVPGIWAGMIGGTMMQTLILALITLRCDWNEEALKAGNRVRQWSSAK